Proteins co-encoded in one Fusarium fujikuroi IMI 58289 draft genome, chromosome FFUJ_chr06 genomic window:
- a CDS encoding related to DOS1 protein — MDLAYDHITEDGYAKKTEEPKSPQPQSTLNEDLQDVYKAFSNSPWGARIGGFFGNVVKQGESVYTQASKELAEVGEDASKGLTGLRSTILSHTRNLSLNTVVGGESSRDGENDQATTPRASQDGSSEAKQSENTLARLRAEAAKRIKDLQKAEDAADEALIKFGGNIRNFLRDAVSIAPPQESDQSGTVLFESKDAQGKRVIHTSRFDAQLHVIHTSTESFTKDPNSADYAAWSKDFDADKKTPEINDDLQKFPDLRATMERLVPDQVPYVDFWKRYYFLRHGIETAEARRRDLLKAASAEDDVAWSDDDSDEDDSEASDDTSTPAAKSKVETKVETKVESKDEPKTTPAAPSTTATTATTATTAATTQPAKTTLKPAEPRKSNDEKSQADSEASYDVVGAASGKTTQTPNSPKDPKDAKKKEEEESSDEEDDSDEDDSDSDEDWE; from the exons ATGGATCTGGCTTATGACCATATCACAGAAGATGGCTACGCTAAGAAGACGGAGGAGCCAAAGAGTCCTCAACCTCAGTCAACATTGAATGAGGACCTCCAAGACGTATACAAGGCCTTTTCCAACAGTCCATGGGGTGCCAGGATTGGTGGCTTCTTTGGAAACGTTGTGAAGCAG GGCGAATCAGTATATACACAAGCCTCCAAGGAGTTGGCGGAAGTAGGTGAAGATGCATCAAAGGGACTTACTGGCCTTCGGTCAACAATTCTAAGCCATACGAGGAACCTTTCACTCAATACCGTGGTTGGCGGCGAAAGCTCCAGGGACGGTGAGAATGATCAGGCCACCACACCTAGGGCATCACAAGATGGTTCATCAGAGGCCAAGCAGTCCGAGAACACCCTGGCTCGGCTtagagctgaagctgccaaGAGGATAAAGGACCTCCAGAAAGCCGAGGATGCCGCCGATGAGGCCCTTATCAAGTTTGGCGGCAATATCCGGAACTTCCTTCGTGATGCCGTCAGTATTGCACCTCCACAGGAGTCTGACCAGAGCGGCACTGTTCTCTTCGAGAGTAAGGATGCTCAAGGCAAGCGTGTGATTCATACATCAAGATTTGATGCTCAACTACATGTTATTCACACATCGACGGAGAGTTTCACAAAAGATCCCAATAGTGCTGATTATGCAGCGTGGTCAAAGGATTTTGATGCTGATAAGAAAACACCTGAAATCAACGATGATCTACAGAAATTCCCCGACTTGCGAGCTACAATGGAGAGGTTGGTTCCTGACCAGGTTCCCTACGTTGACTTCTGGAAGCGCTACTACTTCCTTCGCCACGGTATTGAGACAGCTGAGGCTAGACGACGAGATCTCCTCAAGG CTGCCTCcgctgaggatgatgtcgCCTGGAGTGATGACGATTCCGACGAGGATGACTCTGAGGCCTCCGATGATACCAGTACACCCGCGGCCAAGTCCAAGGTTGAGACCAAGGTAGAGACAAAGGTTGAATCCAAAGACGAGCCCAAGACTACTCCTGCTGCCccctccaccaccgccaccacTGCCACCACTGCCACCACTGCCGCCACTACGCAACCTGCAAAAACCACGTTGAAGCCAGCTGAGCCCCGCAAGTCAAACGACGAGAAGTCACAGGCGGATAGTGAGGCTAGCTACGATGTTGTCGGTGCAGCATCTGGTAAGACAACACAGACTCCCAATAGCCCTAAGGATCCTAAggacgccaagaagaaggaggaggaggaaagcagtgatgaggaagatgatagTGACGAAGACGACTCAGATAGCGATGAGGACTGGGAATAG
- a CDS encoding related to TSR2-Twenty S rRNA accumulation protein — translation MASTEPAQLPPAAERQSEFEQAVAYALHLWPALTLSVQNGWGGPDSADKRDWFAGAIADLFPEYTDTPPKNGKVPEDPDLEEVETVLLQIMVDEFEVNVDDDSGTEVAGNILRARASCTLGTFDEVKALRTRWLNRKGTKVEGLFKKAEDADQDTDWESDEDDSEDDEGGADVEMDEAPPLVAVPKEKPQPQVDEDGFTMVTKKK, via the exons ATGGCCTCTACAGAACCCGCACAGCTGCCTCCGGCGG CTGAACGCCAATCCGAGTTCGAGCAAGCCGTCGCATACGCCCTTCACCTATGGCCTGCCCTTACACTCTCAGTCCAGAACGGCTGGGGTGGCCCCGACTCTGCCGACAAGCGCGATTGGTTTGCCGGTGCCATTGCCGACCTCTTCCCAGAATATACTGATACACCTCCCAAGAATGGAAAGGTTCCCGAGGATCCTGAcctggaagaggttgagactgTCCTGCTCCAAATCATGGTTGACGAGTTCGAGGTCAACGTCGACGACGACTCCGGCACAGAAGTTGCGGGAAACATTCTCCGTGCTCGCGCGAGTTGTACTCTCGGAACCTTTGACGAGGTCAAGGCTCTGCGAACACGCTGGTTGAACCGCAAGGGGACAAAGGTTGAGGGTCTcttcaagaaggctgaggatgCCGATCAGGACACAGACTGGGAgagcgatgaagacgattCAGAGGACGACGAGGGTGGTGCTGACGTCGAGATGGACGAGGCACCCCCTCTGGTTGCGGTTCCTAAGGAGAAGCCCCAACCTCAGGTCGACGAGGATGGCTTCACGATGGTTACCAAGAAGAAATAA